From the genome of Streptomyces sp. NBC_01317, one region includes:
- a CDS encoding carbohydrate ABC transporter permease, producing MTATVTPSSGHKTGDVEKTDNGGARGRRFPRIPDRIRQGGLPYLLLLPAVVLELLVHIIPMVIGIWVSFRQLTQFFIRNWGNSPSAGFDNYKVAIDFDAPIGQALLHSFLVTCAFTVLSVGLSWLLGVAAAIMLQENFRGRSILRTIFLVPYALPVYAAVITWAFMFQHDNGVINHVLHDQLGLTDKPSFWLIGNNSFIALVIVSLWKSWPFAFLMLMAALQNIPRDLYEAASIDGAGIWQQIRKITLPSLRPVNQVLVLVLFLWTFNDFNTPYVLFGKSAPEAADLISIHIYQSSFVTWNFGSGSAMSVLLLLFLLLVTAVYLLITSRGRKGTDV from the coding sequence ATGACCGCCACCGTGACACCCAGCAGTGGGCACAAAACGGGCGACGTGGAGAAGACGGACAACGGGGGTGCGCGCGGACGACGTTTCCCGCGCATCCCCGACCGGATCCGTCAGGGCGGTCTGCCCTACCTCCTGCTGCTGCCCGCCGTCGTGCTCGAACTGCTCGTCCACATCATCCCGATGGTGATCGGGATCTGGGTGAGCTTCAGGCAGCTCACCCAGTTCTTCATCCGGAACTGGGGCAATTCCCCCTCCGCCGGTTTCGACAACTACAAGGTCGCCATCGACTTCGATGCCCCGATCGGTCAGGCGCTGCTCCACTCGTTCCTCGTCACCTGCGCCTTCACCGTGCTCTCCGTCGGGCTCTCGTGGCTGCTCGGGGTCGCGGCGGCGATCATGCTCCAGGAGAACTTCCGCGGCAGGAGCATCCTGCGGACGATCTTCCTGGTCCCGTACGCCCTGCCCGTGTACGCGGCGGTCATCACGTGGGCGTTCATGTTCCAGCACGACAACGGCGTGATCAATCACGTCCTGCACGACCAGCTCGGCCTCACCGACAAGCCGTCGTTCTGGCTCATCGGCAACAACAGCTTCATCGCGCTGGTGATCGTCTCGCTCTGGAAGTCCTGGCCCTTCGCGTTCCTGATGCTGATGGCCGCCCTCCAGAACATCCCGCGTGATCTGTACGAGGCCGCCTCCATCGACGGGGCGGGCATCTGGCAGCAGATCCGCAAGATCACGCTGCCGTCGCTGCGCCCGGTCAACCAGGTGCTGGTGCTGGTGCTCTTCCTGTGGACGTTCAACGACTTCAACACGCCGTACGTCCTGTTCGGCAAGTCGGCGCCGGAAGCGGCGGACCTGATCTCGATCCACATCTACCAGTCGTCCTTCGTCACCTGGAACTTCGGTTCGGGATCGGCGATGTCCGTCCTGCTGCTGCTCTTCCTGCTGCTGGTCACGGCGGTCTACCTGCTCATCACCTCACGGGGAAGGAAGGGCACCGATGTCTAG
- a CDS encoding GH1 family beta-glucosidase — translation MNDLNALPPDFTWGVATAAYQIEGAVAEDGRAPSIWDTFSHLPGTIDNNDNGDVACDHYHRVPEDIGLMKRLGVDAYRFSLAWPRVIPGGDGPVNKAGLDFYDRLVDGLLEAGIAPFATLYHWDLPQALQDRGGWPVRETAEHFARYASVVAERLGDRVKDWATLNEPLCSSWIGHLEGKMAPGVTDLEAAVRTSYHLHLGHGLAVQAIRAVSPDARVGIVNNLSPVEAASDSDADRAAAVRADGHTNRWWLDPILGRGYPQDMVDLYGVELPIRPGDLETIAAPLDWMGVNYYFRQIVKDDPTGIAPFAQQVEGPNALHTHMGWEVHAEGLEQLLLRLTDEYGVGRIYVTENGSAFPDVVGADGTVDDPERTRYLEDHLAACARAVEKGAPLAGYFAWSLMDNFEWAYGYDKRFGLVHVDYETQTRTIKSSGYRYAEIIREASA, via the coding sequence GTGAACGACCTCAACGCCCTCCCTCCCGATTTCACCTGGGGCGTCGCCACGGCCGCGTACCAGATCGAGGGGGCGGTGGCCGAGGACGGCCGTGCCCCGTCGATCTGGGACACGTTCTCGCACCTCCCCGGCACGATCGACAACAACGACAACGGTGACGTGGCCTGCGACCACTACCACCGGGTGCCCGAGGACATCGGGCTGATGAAGCGGCTCGGCGTGGACGCGTACCGCTTCTCGCTGGCCTGGCCGCGGGTCATCCCGGGCGGCGACGGACCCGTCAACAAGGCGGGCCTCGACTTCTACGACCGGCTCGTGGACGGACTGCTGGAGGCCGGCATCGCGCCGTTCGCCACGCTCTACCACTGGGACCTGCCGCAGGCGCTCCAGGACCGGGGCGGCTGGCCGGTCCGCGAGACCGCCGAGCACTTCGCCCGGTACGCCTCCGTCGTCGCCGAGCGCCTCGGCGACCGCGTCAAGGACTGGGCGACCCTCAACGAGCCGCTGTGCTCGTCGTGGATCGGCCACCTCGAAGGCAAGATGGCGCCCGGCGTCACCGACCTCGAAGCGGCGGTGCGCACCTCGTACCATCTGCACCTCGGCCACGGGCTCGCCGTCCAGGCGATCCGCGCGGTCTCGCCGGACGCCCGCGTCGGCATCGTCAACAACCTCAGCCCGGTCGAGGCGGCCTCGGACAGCGACGCGGACCGCGCCGCCGCCGTGCGCGCCGACGGGCACACCAACCGCTGGTGGCTGGACCCGATCCTCGGGCGCGGCTATCCGCAGGACATGGTCGACCTGTACGGCGTGGAACTGCCGATCCGGCCGGGTGACCTGGAGACCATCGCGGCGCCGCTGGACTGGATGGGAGTGAACTACTACTTCCGCCAGATCGTGAAGGACGACCCGACGGGCATCGCGCCCTTCGCCCAGCAGGTCGAGGGGCCGAACGCGCTCCACACCCACATGGGCTGGGAGGTGCACGCGGAGGGCCTGGAGCAGCTGCTGCTCCGCCTCACCGACGAGTACGGCGTCGGGCGGATCTACGTGACGGAGAACGGCTCGGCCTTCCCCGACGTCGTAGGCGCGGACGGTACGGTCGACGACCCCGAGCGGACCCGTTACCTGGAGGACCACCTCGCGGCCTGCGCCCGGGCGGTGGAGAAGGGCGCCCCGCTCGCGGGGTACTTCGCGTGGTCGCTCATGGACAACTTTGAGTGGGCGTACGGCTACGACAAGCGGTTCGGCCTGGTCCACGTGGACTACGAGACGCAGACCCGCACGATCAAGTCCAGCGGGTACCGCTACGCGGAGATCATCCGCGAGGCGTCGGCCTGA
- a CDS encoding PfkB family carbohydrate kinase, with protein sequence MTGGPGAVLVMGEALIDLVPSPDDRLTQHAQPGGAPANVAAGLAALSTPSWFAGTLGGDGFARAIEGRLVSAGTELGLCGRSELPTALAVADPGPDGTGYHFHLQDTATFRIAERASEAGEFGAVYVGGLAAVVSPAAEAVAATARAAAERSVLVVDPNVREDRTLDAGSGARRLRELCALAGIVKASDEDVLRLWPGADPGETCRRLAREGRLVVLTRGARGATAYTRAGEPVTVPAVPVEVVNTIGAGDAFMAAVLNWLAGEGAFARAGELSPAGAAEMLGFASRVAASVVAQEGTQPVPVT encoded by the coding sequence GTGACCGGCGGGCCCGGCGCCGTGCTGGTGATGGGGGAGGCGCTGATCGACCTCGTACCGTCCCCGGACGACCGGCTGACCCAGCACGCCCAGCCCGGCGGCGCGCCCGCGAACGTCGCCGCCGGACTGGCCGCGCTCTCCACCCCCAGCTGGTTCGCCGGCACCCTCGGCGGGGACGGCTTCGCCCGGGCGATCGAGGGGCGGCTGGTCTCGGCCGGCACCGAACTCGGCCTGTGCGGGCGGTCGGAGCTGCCCACCGCCCTCGCGGTCGCCGACCCGGGACCCGACGGCACGGGCTACCACTTCCACCTCCAGGACACCGCGACCTTCCGCATCGCCGAACGTGCTTCTGAGGCGGGGGAGTTCGGGGCGGTGTACGTGGGCGGGCTCGCCGCGGTCGTGTCCCCGGCGGCCGAGGCGGTGGCGGCGACCGCCCGCGCGGCGGCGGAGCGCTCGGTGCTGGTGGTCGACCCCAACGTACGCGAGGACCGCACGCTGGACGCCGGGTCGGGGGCGCGGCGGCTGCGGGAGCTGTGCGCCCTGGCGGGGATCGTCAAGGCCAGTGACGAGGACGTGCTCCGGCTCTGGCCGGGGGCCGACCCCGGCGAGACGTGCCGGCGGCTGGCGCGGGAGGGGCGGCTGGTGGTGCTGACGCGCGGGGCGCGCGGCGCGACCGCCTACACCCGGGCCGGGGAGCCGGTGACGGTGCCGGCGGTGCCGGTCGAGGTGGTCAACACCATCGGTGCGGGGGACGCGTTCATGGCGGCGGTGCTCAACTGGCTGGCCGGGGAGGGGGCGTTCGCGCGGGCGGGGGAGCTGTCGCCCGCCGGCGCGGCGGAGATGCTGGGATTCGCGTCCCGGGTCGCGGCGTCGGTGGTGGCACAGGAGGGGACGCAGCCGGTGCCGGTGACCTGA
- a CDS encoding carbohydrate ABC transporter permease translates to MSTTTAPVKAAPATAAYAPATRRARRRSAGLGLLAWVVGLGFCLPALWMLLTSFHSETDAATNPPSFTAPLTLDSYKVFFGSDGGASPWPPLINSLTASLFSTLFVLLLALPAAYALSIKPVRKWTDVMFFFLSTKMLPVVAGLLPIYLFAKNIGMLDNIWLLVILYTSMNLPIAVWMMQSFLADVPVSIIEAAQMDGARLPTVLARVVAPVAAPGIAATALICFIFSWNELLFARVLTGVTAQTAPVFLTGFVTSQGLFLAQLCAAAVVVSLPVLAAGFAAQDKLVQGLSLGAVK, encoded by the coding sequence ATGAGCACCACCACCGCCCCCGTGAAGGCGGCCCCGGCCACGGCGGCCTACGCGCCCGCCACCCGCAGGGCCAGGCGGCGCTCCGCGGGCCTCGGCCTGCTCGCCTGGGTCGTGGGGCTCGGCTTCTGCCTCCCGGCGCTCTGGATGCTGCTGACGTCCTTCCACTCGGAGACGGACGCGGCGACCAACCCGCCCTCGTTCACGGCGCCCCTCACCCTCGACAGCTACAAGGTGTTCTTCGGCTCCGACGGCGGCGCGAGCCCCTGGCCGCCGCTGATCAACTCCCTGACCGCCTCGCTGTTCTCGACCCTGTTCGTGCTGCTGCTGGCCCTGCCGGCGGCGTACGCGCTGTCCATCAAGCCCGTCCGCAAGTGGACGGACGTGATGTTCTTCTTCCTCTCCACCAAGATGCTGCCGGTGGTCGCAGGACTGCTGCCGATCTACCTCTTCGCGAAGAACATCGGCATGCTGGACAACATCTGGCTGCTCGTCATCCTCTACACCTCGATGAATCTGCCGATCGCGGTGTGGATGATGCAGTCCTTCCTCGCGGACGTCCCGGTCTCCATCATCGAGGCCGCGCAGATGGACGGCGCCAGGCTGCCGACCGTCCTCGCCCGCGTGGTGGCCCCGGTCGCCGCGCCCGGCATCGCCGCCACCGCGCTGATCTGCTTCATCTTCAGCTGGAACGAGCTCCTGTTCGCCCGGGTGCTCACCGGTGTCACCGCGCAGACGGCGCCCGTCTTCCTGACGGGTTTCGTCACCAGCCAGGGCCTCTTCCTGGCCCAGCTGTGCGCCGCCGCCGTCGTCGTGTCCCTGCCGGTGCTCGCCGCCGGTTTCGCCGCCCAGGACAAACTGGTCCAGGGCCTCTCTCTTGGAGCAGTCAAATGA
- a CDS encoding ABC transporter substrate-binding protein, which yields MRKARAAAAVTIVSALAAAVTGCGGGSSEGGSNESPKTLTYWASNQGPSIEADKKILTPELAKFEKQTGIKVKLEVVPWSDLLNRILAATSSGKGPDVLNIGNTWSASLQATGALLPWDTKNFDAIGGRDRFVDSAVASAGAEGKDPSAVPLYSLAYALYYNKAMFKDAGIEKPPATWDELVADGKKISKDGKWALGAEGGNLSNNIHQVFALGKQHGADFFDKDGKPTFTSDGAVAAVKQYVDFMAKDKIIAPGNAEYAQNQSLQDFAKGKTAMVLWQAAASTFASQGMKPEDWGVAPVPVQSGVPGTGEQTNSMVAGINIAVFNNTKNIDGAKKFVKFMTSDAEQTLLNKTYGSVPPVKAAQQDPAFGASDVKVLRDTLGTSAAPLPQVANESQFETTVGTAVKGLWADAAAGKPVTTESVKAALTKAQQQMTP from the coding sequence ATGCGCAAGGCCAGAGCCGCAGCAGCAGTAACCATCGTCAGCGCTCTCGCGGCAGCCGTCACCGGTTGCGGCGGGGGATCGTCAGAAGGTGGAAGCAACGAATCACCGAAGACCCTCACGTACTGGGCGTCCAACCAGGGTCCCAGCATCGAGGCGGACAAGAAGATCCTGACCCCGGAGCTCGCGAAGTTCGAGAAGCAGACCGGGATCAAGGTCAAGCTCGAGGTCGTGCCGTGGTCGGATCTGCTCAACCGGATCCTCGCCGCCACGTCGTCGGGCAAGGGCCCCGACGTGCTGAACATAGGCAACACCTGGTCGGCCTCGCTCCAGGCGACCGGTGCCCTTCTCCCGTGGGACACGAAGAACTTCGACGCGATCGGTGGCAGGGACCGGTTCGTCGACTCGGCGGTGGCCTCGGCCGGCGCGGAGGGCAAGGACCCCTCCGCCGTGCCGCTGTACTCGCTGGCGTACGCCCTTTACTACAACAAGGCGATGTTCAAGGACGCGGGCATCGAGAAGCCCCCGGCCACCTGGGACGAGCTGGTCGCCGACGGCAAGAAGATCTCCAAGGACGGCAAGTGGGCGCTGGGCGCGGAGGGCGGTAACCTCTCCAACAACATCCACCAGGTCTTCGCCCTCGGCAAGCAGCACGGCGCCGACTTCTTCGACAAGGACGGCAAGCCGACCTTCACGTCGGACGGTGCGGTCGCCGCCGTGAAGCAGTACGTCGACTTCATGGCCAAGGACAAGATCATCGCTCCGGGCAACGCGGAGTACGCCCAGAACCAGTCCCTCCAGGACTTCGCCAAGGGCAAGACGGCCATGGTCCTCTGGCAGGCCGCCGCGTCGACCTTCGCCTCCCAGGGCATGAAGCCCGAGGACTGGGGCGTCGCCCCGGTGCCCGTCCAGTCCGGCGTCCCCGGCACGGGCGAGCAGACCAACTCCATGGTCGCGGGCATCAACATCGCGGTGTTCAACAACACCAAGAACATCGACGGCGCGAAGAAGTTCGTGAAGTTCATGACGAGCGACGCCGAGCAGACGCTGCTGAACAAGACCTACGGCTCGGTCCCGCCCGTCAAGGCCGCGCAGCAGGACCCGGCGTTCGGCGCCTCGGACGTGAAGGTCCTGAGGGACACGCTGGGCACCAGCGCCGCCCCGCTCCCCCAGGTCGCGAACGAGTCCCAGTTCGAGACGACCGTCGGTACGGCCGTCAAGGGCCTGTGGGCCGACGCCGCGGCGGGGAAGCCGGTGACCACCGAATCCGTCAAGGCAGCACTGACCAAGGCCCAGCAGCAGATGACTCCGTGA
- a CDS encoding carbohydrate ABC transporter permease, producing the protein MSRPPAPRRAGRGPSVRARAWATRAPLLPALIFLIAVTQLPFVATLFISLFDWNSLAPDERAFSGLSNYKTVVTDESLRESILTTILLTATVVIVSVVLGLLLALLINRKFIGRGFVRTLLITPFLLVPVSAALMWKHLLYNPEYGLLNGGWAWFTGLFGDSTPAQPDWITDMPLLAVEASLVWQWTPFMMLILLAGLQSQPLDMMEAARLDGAGTWQMFRFLTVPHLRRYLELGTLLGAIYVVQNFDAVFTITAGGLGTANLPYTIYQTFYQAHEYGLASAAGVVVVIGTIVIATFALRVVSSLFSEEASRA; encoded by the coding sequence GTGTCGCGGCCCCCGGCGCCGCGGCGCGCCGGCCGGGGGCCCTCGGTCAGGGCCCGCGCCTGGGCCACCAGGGCGCCCCTGCTGCCCGCGCTGATCTTCCTGATCGCGGTCACCCAACTGCCCTTCGTGGCGACGCTGTTCATCTCGCTCTTCGACTGGAACTCACTCGCCCCCGACGAGCGCGCGTTCTCCGGGCTGTCCAACTACAAGACGGTCGTGACGGACGAGTCCCTGCGCGAGTCGATCCTCACCACCATCCTGCTCACGGCGACCGTCGTGATCGTCAGTGTGGTGCTCGGGCTGCTGCTGGCGCTCCTGATCAACCGGAAGTTCATCGGGCGCGGGTTCGTCCGCACGCTCCTGATCACCCCGTTCCTGCTGGTGCCCGTCTCGGCGGCGCTGATGTGGAAACACCTGCTCTACAACCCCGAGTACGGTCTGCTGAACGGGGGGTGGGCCTGGTTCACCGGACTGTTCGGCGACTCCACGCCCGCCCAGCCCGACTGGATCACCGACATGCCGCTGCTGGCCGTCGAGGCGTCCCTCGTCTGGCAGTGGACGCCGTTCATGATGCTCATCCTGCTCGCCGGACTCCAGAGCCAGCCGCTGGACATGATGGAGGCCGCGCGCCTCGACGGCGCCGGCACCTGGCAGATGTTCCGCTTCCTGACGGTGCCTCACCTGCGCCGCTACCTGGAACTGGGCACCCTGCTCGGCGCGATCTACGTCGTGCAGAACTTCGACGCGGTGTTCACCATCACCGCGGGCGGACTGGGCACCGCGAACCTGCCGTACACCATCTACCAGACCTTCTACCAGGCTCACGAGTACGGACTGGCCTCCGCGGCCGGAGTGGTCGTCGTGATCGGCACGATCGTGATCGCGACCTTCGCCCTCCGCGTGGTCTCGTCCCTCTTCAGTGAGGAGGCGAGCCGCGCATGA
- a CDS encoding LacI family DNA-binding transcriptional regulator → MTEDVRSAAAPTLEDVARAAGVSRATVSRVVNGVRNVDPAIQEAVRQAVAATGYTPNRAARSLVTRRADAIALVVSGAAADDAIDETGPPSSERDDGGADGEDGETDGGSVSFTARVSADPFFGRVVTGVVNHLRPRGMYPMLMFAGTARARDEVVSYIRQGNTDGALVVSAHAEDPLPSLLTEAGLSAVLYGRPTRPVRISYVDLAQREGARLAAERLLERGCRRIVTITGPLEAPVGQDRLTGFRETLARRGRPEVPAVEGRFSQESGEVAMARLLAEHPDLDGVFAANDLMAVGACHVLREHGRRVPEDVAVIGFDDNGVAAACRPPLTTVRQPVEEMAAAMVDLLLDRLARPTLPVTSVIYEPTLVVRDSA, encoded by the coding sequence ATGACGGAAGACGTGCGATCGGCCGCCGCGCCCACCCTGGAGGACGTGGCACGCGCGGCCGGAGTCTCCCGCGCCACGGTCTCCCGGGTGGTCAACGGGGTGCGCAATGTCGATCCCGCGATACAGGAAGCGGTACGGCAGGCCGTCGCGGCCACGGGCTACACGCCCAACCGCGCGGCCCGTTCGCTGGTCACCCGGCGCGCGGACGCGATCGCCCTGGTCGTCTCGGGGGCGGCGGCGGACGACGCGATCGACGAGACCGGGCCGCCGTCCTCCGAGCGGGACGACGGGGGCGCGGACGGCGAGGACGGGGAGACCGACGGCGGGAGTGTCTCCTTCACGGCCCGGGTCTCGGCCGACCCGTTCTTCGGCCGGGTGGTGACGGGGGTCGTCAACCACCTGCGGCCGCGCGGCATGTACCCGATGCTGATGTTCGCGGGGACCGCCCGCGCGCGTGACGAGGTCGTCTCGTACATCCGCCAGGGGAACACGGACGGCGCGCTGGTCGTGTCCGCCCACGCCGAGGACCCGCTGCCGTCCCTGCTCACCGAGGCGGGGCTGTCCGCGGTGCTGTACGGCAGGCCGACCCGGCCGGTACGGATCAGCTATGTGGACCTGGCCCAGCGCGAAGGGGCGCGGCTGGCCGCGGAGCGGCTGCTGGAGCGGGGGTGCCGGCGGATCGTGACGATCACCGGGCCGCTGGAGGCCCCGGTGGGGCAGGACCGGCTGACGGGCTTCCGCGAGACGCTGGCGCGCCGGGGGCGTCCGGAGGTACCGGCGGTCGAGGGGCGGTTCAGCCAGGAGAGCGGCGAGGTGGCGATGGCCCGGCTGCTGGCGGAACACCCGGATCTGGACGGGGTGTTCGCGGCGAACGACCTGATGGCGGTGGGCGCGTGCCATGTGCTGCGCGAGCACGGGCGCCGGGTGCCGGAGGACGTCGCGGTGATCGGCTTCGACGACAACGGGGTGGCCGCGGCGTGCCGTCCGCCGCTGACGACGGTGCGGCAGCCGGTGGAGGAGATGGCTGCGGCGATGGTGGACCTCCTGCTGGACCGCCTGGCCCGGCCCACCCTCCCGGTCACGTCGGTGATCTACGAACCGACCCTGGTGGTACGGGACTCCGCGTAG
- a CDS encoding zinc-dependent alcohol dehydrogenase family protein, which produces MRAAIIEAPGKVSVTTVPDPTPGPRDVVVAVASCGLCGTDLHILQGEFAPTLPIVPGHEFAGEIVGIGSDVTELALGDKVAVDPSLYCHECHYCRIGRGNLCERWNAIGVSKPGGAAQFAVAPVANCVRLPDHIDVKDAALIEPLSCAVRGYDVLRSTLGAEVLIYGSGTMGLMMLELAKRTGAASVDILDINPERLATAATLGVSRSAASAEELDTPRGWDIVVDATGNAAAIQDGLGRVAKGGTFLQFGVADYATTAVIEPYRIYNQEITITGSMAVLHSYERAAALFASGVLDPAVFISDRMPLESYPEALDRFKAGQGRKIVVEP; this is translated from the coding sequence ATGAGGGCCGCGATCATCGAAGCCCCCGGCAAGGTCTCCGTCACGACGGTGCCCGACCCCACCCCCGGCCCCCGGGACGTGGTCGTCGCCGTCGCGTCCTGCGGGCTCTGCGGCACCGATCTGCACATCCTCCAGGGCGAGTTCGCGCCCACCCTGCCGATCGTCCCCGGCCACGAGTTCGCCGGCGAGATCGTCGGGATCGGCTCCGACGTCACCGAACTCGCCCTGGGCGACAAGGTCGCCGTCGACCCCTCGCTCTACTGCCACGAGTGCCACTACTGCCGGATCGGGCGCGGCAACCTGTGCGAGCGGTGGAACGCGATCGGCGTCAGCAAGCCCGGCGGCGCCGCCCAGTTCGCCGTCGCGCCCGTCGCCAACTGCGTCCGGCTGCCCGACCACATCGACGTCAAGGACGCCGCGCTGATCGAGCCGCTGTCCTGCGCGGTGCGCGGCTACGACGTCCTGCGCTCCACGCTCGGCGCCGAGGTCCTGATCTACGGCTCCGGCACCATGGGCCTGATGATGCTGGAGCTCGCCAAGCGCACCGGCGCCGCCTCCGTCGACATCCTGGACATCAACCCGGAGCGGCTCGCGACCGCCGCTACCCTCGGCGTCTCGCGCTCCGCCGCCTCCGCGGAGGAACTGGACACGCCGCGCGGCTGGGACATCGTCGTCGACGCGACCGGCAACGCCGCCGCCATCCAGGACGGCCTCGGACGGGTCGCCAAGGGCGGTACGTTCCTCCAGTTCGGGGTCGCCGACTACGCGACGACCGCGGTCATCGAGCCGTACCGCATCTACAACCAGGAGATCACGATCACCGGCTCGATGGCGGTGCTGCACAGCTACGAGCGGGCCGCCGCGCTCTTCGCCAGCGGGGTGCTCGACCCGGCGGTGTTCATCAGCGACCGGATGCCCCTGGAGTCGTACCCCGAGGCGCTGGACCGGTTCAAGGCGGGCCAGGGACGCAAGATCGTGGTCGAGCCGTGA
- a CDS encoding ROK family transcriptional regulator produces MAERGRRTVRDLRRGNRARVVQRLYFDGPLSRQELGSATGLSSGSISNVVAELASEGLLEEAGVVDSDGGRPRTLLRVAADGGLLIGIDIGETRVRVELFDLSLTELARTERLLAQHGYDVERIVSHVRSGVADVLRDAGADPARLLGIGIGVPGIIERGGQDGAVVHGQTIGWSAVPFEKLLREGFEIPPEVPLFIDNGAKTLGQAEMWFGGGRGAGTAAIALIGSGVGASVIHGSSLVEESRRSSALEWGHTTVQMRGRRCRCGSIGCLEAYAGAEAMRERWYEAGGPLPDDADDETALAALLEAAFPGPDGPPPDPLAVSLLDHTAECLGAAVADLINLFLPERILLGGWAGLLIGPHLLPAIRRHAEAYSLKHPSARTTIELGELGPDAVTVGAATLPLAAFLARGGSRPRVPAPGAPGDAGGLAAPHRWRRTPAPAPDASA; encoded by the coding sequence ATGGCTGAGCGCGGCAGACGGACAGTGCGTGACCTGCGCCGGGGCAATCGTGCCAGGGTTGTACAACGGTTGTATTTCGACGGTCCGCTGAGCCGCCAGGAACTCGGATCGGCCACAGGACTCAGTTCGGGCTCCATCAGCAACGTTGTCGCGGAACTGGCCTCGGAGGGCCTCCTCGAAGAGGCCGGTGTCGTCGACTCCGACGGCGGCCGTCCCCGTACCCTGCTCCGGGTCGCCGCCGACGGCGGACTGCTGATCGGCATCGACATCGGCGAGACCCGGGTCAGGGTCGAGCTCTTCGACCTGTCGCTCACCGAACTCGCCAGGACCGAACGGCTCCTCGCCCAGCACGGGTACGACGTCGAACGCATCGTCTCCCACGTACGCTCCGGGGTCGCCGATGTCCTGCGCGACGCGGGCGCCGACCCCGCCCGGCTCCTCGGCATCGGCATCGGGGTCCCCGGCATCATCGAACGGGGCGGCCAGGACGGCGCGGTGGTGCACGGCCAGACCATCGGCTGGAGCGCCGTCCCCTTCGAGAAACTGCTCCGCGAGGGCTTCGAAATCCCGCCCGAGGTCCCCCTGTTCATCGACAACGGCGCCAAGACCCTGGGCCAGGCCGAGATGTGGTTCGGCGGGGGCAGGGGCGCCGGCACGGCGGCGATCGCCCTCATCGGCTCCGGGGTCGGCGCCAGCGTCATCCACGGCAGCAGCCTGGTCGAGGAGAGCCGCCGCAGCAGCGCGCTGGAGTGGGGGCACACCACCGTCCAGATGCGCGGGCGCAGATGCCGCTGCGGCTCCATCGGCTGCCTGGAGGCGTACGCGGGCGCCGAGGCGATGCGTGAGCGGTGGTACGAGGCGGGCGGGCCGCTTCCCGACGACGCCGACGACGAGACGGCCCTGGCCGCGCTGCTCGAAGCGGCGTTCCCCGGGCCCGACGGGCCGCCGCCCGATCCGCTGGCCGTCTCGCTCCTGGACCACACCGCGGAGTGCCTCGGGGCGGCCGTCGCGGATCTCATCAACCTCTTCCTGCCGGAACGGATCCTGCTGGGGGGCTGGGCCGGGCTGCTCATCGGGCCGCACCTGCTGCCGGCGATCCGGCGGCACGCGGAGGCGTACTCCCTCAAGCACCCGTCGGCGCGCACCACCATCGAACTGGGCGAACTGGGGCCCGACGCGGTGACGGTGGGGGCGGCGACGCTGCCGCTCGCGGCGTTCCTGGCGCGGGGCGGCAGCCGGCCCCGGGTGCCCGCGCCCGGGGCTCCCGGCGACGCGGGCGGCCTCGCGGCCCCGCACCGCTGGCGCCGCACCCCGGCTCCCGCGCCGGACGCGTCGGCCTGA
- a CDS encoding carbohydrate ABC transporter permease has protein sequence MSSPRSPMAPPQSFLWTRRVVLTVLAVFALLPVYVMVSSSLKPLQDVSGKFQWIPTNLTIRPYFDIWKTVPLAKYFVNSLIVAGAATVLSVVIAVFAAYAVSRYKFRGKRTFTITVLSTQMFPGILFLLPLFLIFVNIGNSTGIELYGSRAGLILTYLTFSLPFSIWMLIGYFDSIPRELDEAAMVDGCGPIRALFQVVVPAAVPGIVAVAVYAFMTAWGEVLFASVMTDDQTRTLAVGLQGYATQNDVYWNQIMAASLVVSVPVVVGFLLLQRYLVAGLTAGAVK, from the coding sequence ATGTCTAGCCCCCGGTCTCCCATGGCGCCGCCGCAGTCGTTCCTCTGGACGCGCCGCGTCGTCCTGACGGTGCTGGCGGTCTTCGCGCTGCTGCCCGTCTACGTGATGGTCAGCAGCTCGCTCAAGCCGCTCCAGGACGTGTCGGGGAAGTTCCAGTGGATCCCGACGAACCTGACGATCCGCCCGTACTTCGACATCTGGAAGACGGTCCCGCTCGCCAAGTACTTCGTGAACTCGCTGATCGTGGCAGGCGCGGCGACGGTGCTCTCCGTGGTGATCGCGGTGTTCGCCGCGTACGCGGTGAGCCGGTACAAGTTCCGCGGCAAGCGGACCTTCACCATCACGGTGCTCTCCACCCAGATGTTCCCGGGGATCCTCTTCCTGCTCCCGCTGTTCCTCATCTTCGTGAACATCGGGAACAGCACCGGCATCGAGCTGTACGGCTCGCGCGCCGGGCTGATCCTCACCTACCTGACGTTCTCGCTGCCGTTCTCCATCTGGATGCTGATCGGGTACTTCGACTCCATCCCGCGCGAACTGGACGAGGCCGCCATGGTGGACGGCTGCGGACCGATCCGCGCCCTGTTCCAGGTCGTGGTGCCGGCCGCCGTCCCGGGCATCGTGGCCGTCGCCGTGTACGCGTTCATGACGGCCTGGGGCGAGGTCCTCTTCGCCTCCGTCATGACCGACGACCAGACCCGTACCCTCGCGGTCGGTCTCCAGGGCTACGCCACCCAGAACGACGTGTACTGGAACCAGATCATGGCCGCCTCGCTGGTCGTGAGTGTGCCCGTCGTCGTCGGGTTCCTTCTCCTCCAGCGCTACCTCGTCGCCGGCCTGACCGCGGGCGCCGTGAAGTGA